Proteins encoded in a region of the Azospirillum sp. TSH58 genome:
- a CDS encoding tagaturonate reductase, with translation MERLNASFLNGRPRPTTTRIVQFGEGNFLRAFFDWKVDRLNEATGGDWGVTVVRPIAGGFPQTLNEQEGAYTVLSRGVDESGAKVSQARLIGCVRNEIAAHGDWASVLELARDPNVAVVVSNTTDAGIAYVPSVAYADEPPVSFPGKMTRFLHERWKAFDGAPEAGLQMLACELIDHNGEELKRIVLLHARDWALEPAFIDWIETANAFYNTLVDRIVPGFPRAEADELRRELGYDDSFMAAAELFHLFVIERKEGMPALRLPLGEHDEGTVVTADVTPYKARKVAILNGAHTGLCALALLAGVETVGEAVSDPAGARFLDRLLNEEVIPFLTLPKPELEDFAAAVLRRFRNPYIRHLWYDISLNGLVKYQTRNLDRLLAYRERFGAPAPLMSLSLAAWLAFYLGRFPGADKLPPRDSAEIIERVRAIGALDDGTPAGLEAMGAAYLGETAFWGRSIDERSLRAQVIEDIRFLTDEPFTFARLAARLEG, from the coding sequence ATGGAGCGCCTGAACGCATCCTTTCTCAACGGCCGGCCGCGCCCGACGACGACGCGGATCGTGCAATTCGGCGAAGGCAATTTCCTGCGCGCCTTCTTCGACTGGAAGGTCGACCGCCTGAACGAGGCGACCGGCGGCGACTGGGGCGTGACCGTCGTCCGCCCGATCGCCGGCGGCTTTCCGCAGACGCTGAACGAGCAGGAGGGCGCCTACACCGTCCTGTCGCGCGGCGTCGACGAGTCCGGCGCGAAGGTCTCGCAGGCCCGGCTGATCGGCTGCGTGCGCAACGAGATCGCCGCGCATGGCGATTGGGCGTCGGTGCTGGAGCTGGCGCGCGACCCGAACGTCGCGGTCGTCGTCTCCAACACCACCGACGCCGGCATCGCCTATGTCCCGTCGGTGGCCTACGCCGACGAGCCGCCGGTCTCCTTCCCCGGCAAGATGACCCGCTTCCTGCACGAGCGCTGGAAGGCCTTCGACGGCGCGCCGGAGGCCGGCCTGCAAATGCTGGCCTGCGAGCTGATCGACCACAACGGCGAGGAGCTGAAGCGCATCGTCCTGCTGCACGCCCGCGACTGGGCGCTGGAGCCGGCCTTCATCGACTGGATCGAGACGGCGAACGCCTTCTACAACACGCTGGTCGACCGCATCGTCCCCGGCTTCCCGCGCGCCGAGGCCGACGAGCTGCGCCGCGAGCTGGGCTACGACGACAGCTTCATGGCGGCGGCGGAGCTGTTCCACCTGTTCGTGATCGAGCGCAAGGAGGGGATGCCCGCGCTGCGCCTGCCGCTGGGCGAGCATGACGAGGGCACCGTCGTCACCGCCGACGTCACCCCCTACAAGGCCCGCAAGGTCGCCATCCTCAACGGCGCCCACACCGGCCTGTGCGCGCTGGCCCTGCTGGCGGGCGTGGAGACGGTGGGCGAGGCGGTGAGCGATCCCGCCGGGGCGCGCTTCCTCGACCGGCTGCTCAACGAGGAGGTGATCCCCTTCCTCACCCTGCCGAAGCCGGAGCTGGAGGACTTCGCGGCCGCCGTGCTGCGCCGCTTCCGCAACCCCTACATCCGGCACCTGTGGTACGACATCAGCCTGAACGGCCTCGTCAAGTACCAGACCCGCAACCTCGACCGGCTGCTCGCCTACCGGGAGCGGTTCGGCGCGCCGGCGCCGCTGATGAGCCTGTCGCTGGCCGCTTGGCTGGCCTTCTATCTCGGCCGCTTCCCCGGCGCGGACAAGCTGCCGCCGCGCGACTCCGCCGAGATCATCGAGCGCGTCCGCGCGATCGGCGCCCTGGACGACGGCACCCCGGCGGGGCTGGAGGCGATGGGCGCCGCCTATCTGGGCGAGACGGCCTTCTGGGGCCGCAGCATCGACGAGCGCTCGCTGCGCGCCCAGGTGATCGAGGACATCCGCTTCCTGACGGATGAGCCCTTCACCTTTGCCCGCCTCGCCGCAAGGCTGGAGGGCTGA
- a CDS encoding LysR substrate-binding domain-containing protein, with translation MSRWDGIDEFVAVAECGGFSRAAERLRISSSQVSRQVARLEDRLQARLFYRTTRSVTLTEAGRSLLAHCRRLIEERDEALLAVSDLQAEPKGLLRLTCAVAYGERFVVPLVNDFLERHPQLRVEIELTNRRLDLVHEGVDLAVRLGRLMDSSLVATRIAPRVMHLCAAPSYLERRGTPRRLADLAEHDCLTGTADGWTFDAGSLEDGGPEWLFRPQGRWRCNSGTAVLDAALRGFGLCQLPDYYVVEHLTAGRLVSLLEAHRPPNTAVWAVYPPQRHLSPKVRLLIQHLKEGLARRPEYR, from the coding sequence GTGAGCCGCTGGGATGGCATCGACGAATTCGTGGCGGTGGCCGAGTGCGGCGGCTTCTCCCGCGCGGCGGAGCGGCTGCGCATCTCCTCCTCGCAGGTCAGCCGGCAGGTGGCGCGGCTGGAGGACCGGCTGCAGGCCCGCCTGTTCTACCGCACCACCCGCAGCGTGACGCTGACCGAGGCGGGCCGCTCCCTGCTCGCCCACTGCCGCCGCCTGATCGAGGAGCGGGACGAGGCGCTGCTCGCCGTCAGCGACCTCCAGGCGGAACCGAAGGGCCTGCTGCGGCTGACCTGCGCGGTGGCCTACGGCGAGCGGTTCGTGGTTCCGCTGGTCAACGATTTCCTGGAGCGCCACCCCCAGCTCCGCGTCGAGATCGAGCTGACGAACCGCCGGCTGGATCTGGTGCACGAGGGGGTGGATCTGGCGGTGCGGCTGGGGCGGCTGATGGATTCCAGCCTCGTCGCCACGCGGATCGCGCCGCGGGTCATGCATCTGTGCGCCGCCCCGTCCTATCTGGAGCGGCGAGGGACGCCGCGCCGGCTGGCCGACCTTGCCGAGCACGATTGCCTGACCGGCACCGCGGACGGCTGGACCTTCGACGCGGGATCGCTGGAGGATGGAGGCCCGGAGTGGCTGTTCCGGCCGCAGGGGCGCTGGCGCTGCAACAGCGGCACGGCGGTGCTGGACGCGGCGCTGCGCGGCTTCGGGCTGTGCCAGTTGCCCGACTACTATGTGGTGGAGCACCTGACGGCGGGCCGGCTGGTTTCTCTTCTGGAAGCCCACCGCCCGCCCAACACCGCCGTCTGGGCCGTCTACCCGCCGCAGCGCCACCTGTCGCCCAAGGTGCGGCTGCTGATCCAGCATCTGAAGGAAGGGCTGGCCCGGAGGCCAGAGTACCGCTGA
- a CDS encoding calcium-binding protein has product MAIISGTLEADYLEGTLDNDLISGEEGGDVLIGGDGEDGIYGGEGSDTLTGDNGADFLRGDQGNDVLNGGSGDDTLFGGEGNDILDGGDGDDNLIGEEGNDTLFGGAGADFIHGGEGDDTLYVDSFDYFFDGGDGHDTVIVLGNEGITLNLHLANFEVAYGSGGNDSINADYGSENVVINGGGGNDTICGGSANDTLSGDDGDDHLQGGSGDDSLSGGAGNDTLQADAGDDWLAGGEGDDLLEGGMGNDTLIGGEGADTLLGEMGDDCFYISGNAAVVIGGSGFDTVVIQQDDPRYIDLGAWQVERVYGGGGDDVLDAHNVYSATEINGGAGNDTFVGGFGSDALDGGAGIDTVSYSSNPMWSGVTVNLATGTGSGGYADGDTFNDIENVIGSNQSDTLIGNAAANRLSGGDETDFLYGGDGDDTLIGGLNPDRLNGGAGADAFRLSIDPWSGDTIEDFQSGEDRIELEASTFGLPVGTLDANMFALDMPADADDRLIFDTMFRTLYYDADGIGSGAAIQIARFYMDTLSASDIVIVPYGS; this is encoded by the coding sequence ATGGCGATCATTTCAGGAACATTGGAAGCCGATTATTTGGAGGGAACACTGGACAATGATTTGATCAGCGGAGAAGAAGGCGGCGACGTGCTGATCGGAGGTGATGGTGAGGACGGAATCTATGGTGGCGAAGGGAGCGACACACTAACCGGTGACAATGGTGCCGACTTTCTCAGAGGCGACCAAGGGAACGACGTTCTGAATGGGGGAAGTGGCGACGACACCCTGTTTGGCGGAGAAGGCAATGACATTCTGGACGGGGGCGATGGCGATGACAATCTGATTGGTGAAGAAGGTAACGATACGCTTTTCGGCGGCGCCGGCGCGGATTTTATACATGGCGGGGAAGGAGACGACACACTCTACGTTGATAGCTTTGATTATTTCTTTGACGGAGGCGACGGGCACGACACCGTGATCGTATTGGGAAATGAAGGGATTACACTCAACCTTCACCTCGCGAATTTCGAAGTCGCCTATGGCAGCGGCGGCAATGACTCGATCAACGCCGACTATGGATCGGAAAATGTCGTCATTAACGGAGGGGGCGGCAACGACACGATTTGCGGCGGCTCTGCAAACGACACCTTGTCCGGCGACGACGGAGACGATCACCTGCAGGGCGGCTCCGGCGACGACTCGCTTTCCGGTGGAGCTGGAAACGACACGTTGCAGGCCGACGCGGGCGACGACTGGCTTGCTGGTGGAGAGGGGGACGATCTCCTGGAAGGTGGCATGGGCAACGACACCCTGATCGGTGGGGAGGGGGCCGACACGCTCTTGGGTGAAATGGGCGATGACTGTTTCTACATCAGCGGAAACGCGGCTGTCGTCATCGGCGGATCGGGGTTCGACACCGTCGTTATTCAACAAGACGACCCACGATACATCGACCTCGGCGCGTGGCAGGTTGAGCGCGTCTATGGCGGTGGTGGCGACGACGTGCTCGATGCCCACAATGTCTATAGCGCGACCGAAATCAACGGCGGCGCCGGGAATGACACGTTCGTGGGCGGGTTTGGAAGCGATGCGCTTGATGGTGGGGCCGGCATCGACACTGTGAGTTACAGCAGCAATCCGATGTGGTCGGGAGTGACCGTGAACCTTGCCACCGGAACCGGAAGCGGAGGTTATGCCGATGGCGATACATTCAACGATATTGAGAACGTCATCGGAAGTAATCAAAGTGACACTCTGATTGGCAACGCCGCAGCGAACCGACTGAGCGGTGGGGACGAGACCGACTTTCTGTATGGTGGAGATGGTGACGACACTCTCATCGGGGGGCTGAACCCCGATCGGCTGAATGGCGGCGCTGGCGCCGACGCTTTCCGCCTGAGCATCGACCCCTGGTCAGGCGACACCATCGAGGATTTCCAGAGTGGAGAGGATCGCATCGAACTGGAAGCATCGACCTTTGGTCTTCCGGTTGGCACGCTGGATGCGAACATGTTCGCGCTGGACATGCCGGCCGATGCCGACGACCGCCTCATTTTCGATACGATGTTCCGTACCCTGTATTACGACGCTGACGGCATCGGCTCGGGCGCAGCGATCCAGATCGCCCGGTTCTATATGGATACGCTGTCAGCCTCGGACATCGTAATCGTACCCTACGGCTCATAG
- a CDS encoding NUDIX hydrolase produces MMSSRTPATQYAALPFRLRNGRPEILLVTSRETKRWIIPKGWAEEGVKPCAMAAREAYEEAGVRGTVDHRPFGNFRYMKRLSVNKSVLCAVTVFLLEVDEVLDEWPEKGQRERRWLTPSQAALAVGESGLVEMLLRLGIPPD; encoded by the coding sequence ATGATGAGCAGCCGCACTCCCGCCACCCAATACGCCGCCCTTCCTTTCCGCCTGCGCAACGGCCGGCCGGAAATCCTGCTGGTCACGTCGCGGGAAACCAAGCGGTGGATCATCCCCAAGGGGTGGGCGGAGGAAGGGGTCAAACCCTGCGCCATGGCGGCGCGGGAGGCCTATGAGGAAGCCGGGGTGCGGGGCACCGTCGATCACCGGCCCTTCGGCAATTTCCGCTACATGAAGCGGCTCAGCGTCAACAAGTCGGTCCTGTGCGCGGTGACCGTCTTCCTGCTGGAAGTCGACGAGGTGCTGGACGAGTGGCCCGAGAAGGGCCAGCGCGAGCGCCGCTGGCTGACCCCATCCCAGGCCGCTCTGGCCGTGGGGGAAAGCGGCCTCGTGGAGATGCTGCTGCGGCTGGGCATCCCGCCGGATTGA
- a CDS encoding TRAP transporter permease — protein sequence MTDTHRDPPSNIRLDSASMELDEAKARELEEKFDSEIRFRPLSPLAGKLVGGLLIILSLFHYYTAGFGLLPEMEHRGIHLSFVLGLVFLVFPFTKRGYGEPMMGTLLRPLGIGLQDWALAIGAVVAVMHVPLIPLDDLAFRVGNPTTTDVILGSILIIVLLEATRRSVGWPLPIISLIFMSYAIWGPQMPGLLKHPGATISQLVDHLYLTTQGVYGIALGVVATYVFHFVLFGVFATRIGLGQLFLDCAAWVAGRYAGGPAKVAIFGSALFGMISGSSVANTVTVGSLTIPAMKRLGYKPHFAAAVESTASTGGQITPPIMGAAAFLMIEFLGLPYTTIIMAAIVPAFMHFFGVLVQVHFEAKRNGLRGLRPDEMPDLKEAFRRDWPTVIPLVVLIGILIAGYTPYMAAFWGITLCIAVGLLNPRKRMTIWEVLDGLRDGAKYALAVGAAAATVGIIVGVVTLTGVGFKISYIVTSTAGDMAAWAGAFLPGWLADAKGLTLLFTLIMTGIVCILMGCGIPTTANYIIMATIAAPALGLLGVAPIVAHFFVFYYGVLADITPPVALAAYAAAGMAGADPFKTGNTAFRLGLAKALVPFVFVFSPSLLLVAPGFNWPDFFIAFLGCIVGIVCLGATLTGWLLTTMRGWERVMLGIAAILLVTPELYSSLLGLALIVPVLLRQMSARRLTPEAA from the coding sequence ATGACCGATACCCATCGCGATCCGCCATCCAACATCCGGCTGGATTCCGCGTCCATGGAACTCGACGAGGCCAAGGCGCGGGAGTTGGAGGAGAAGTTCGACTCCGAGATCCGCTTCCGGCCGCTGTCGCCGCTGGCGGGAAAGCTGGTCGGCGGCCTGCTGATCATTCTGTCGCTGTTCCACTATTACACCGCCGGTTTCGGCCTGCTGCCGGAGATGGAGCATCGCGGCATCCATCTGTCCTTCGTGCTGGGCCTCGTCTTCCTGGTCTTCCCCTTCACCAAGCGCGGCTACGGCGAGCCGATGATGGGCACGCTGCTGCGCCCGCTGGGCATCGGCCTCCAGGACTGGGCGCTGGCCATCGGCGCGGTGGTCGCGGTGATGCACGTCCCGCTGATCCCGCTCGACGATCTGGCCTTCCGCGTCGGCAACCCGACCACCACCGACGTGATCCTCGGCTCCATCCTGATCATCGTGCTGCTGGAGGCGACCCGCCGGTCGGTCGGCTGGCCGCTGCCGATCATTTCGCTGATCTTCATGAGCTACGCGATCTGGGGGCCGCAGATGCCGGGGCTGCTGAAGCATCCCGGCGCCACGATCTCCCAGCTCGTCGACCATCTGTACCTGACGACGCAGGGCGTCTACGGCATCGCGCTCGGCGTGGTGGCGACCTACGTCTTCCATTTCGTGCTGTTCGGCGTCTTCGCCACGCGCATCGGTCTGGGGCAGCTCTTCCTCGACTGCGCCGCCTGGGTGGCCGGGCGCTACGCGGGCGGTCCCGCCAAGGTCGCCATCTTCGGGTCGGCGCTGTTCGGCATGATCTCCGGCTCCTCGGTCGCCAACACGGTGACGGTGGGCTCGCTGACCATCCCGGCGATGAAGCGGCTGGGCTACAAGCCGCATTTCGCCGCCGCCGTGGAATCGACGGCCTCGACCGGCGGGCAGATCACCCCGCCGATCATGGGTGCCGCCGCCTTCCTGATGATCGAGTTCCTGGGACTGCCCTACACGACCATCATCATGGCGGCCATCGTCCCGGCCTTCATGCATTTCTTCGGCGTTCTGGTGCAGGTGCATTTCGAGGCCAAGCGCAACGGCCTGCGCGGCCTGCGCCCGGACGAGATGCCGGATCTGAAGGAGGCCTTCCGCCGCGACTGGCCGACGGTCATCCCGCTGGTGGTGCTGATCGGCATCCTGATCGCCGGCTACACGCCCTACATGGCGGCCTTCTGGGGCATCACCCTGTGCATCGCGGTCGGCCTGCTGAACCCGCGCAAGCGCATGACCATCTGGGAGGTGCTCGACGGCCTGCGCGACGGCGCCAAATACGCGCTGGCGGTCGGCGCCGCCGCCGCCACGGTGGGCATCATCGTCGGCGTGGTCACGCTGACCGGCGTGGGCTTCAAGATCTCCTACATCGTCACCTCGACCGCCGGTGACATGGCGGCCTGGGCGGGGGCCTTCCTGCCGGGCTGGCTGGCCGACGCCAAGGGGCTGACGCTGCTGTTCACCCTGATCATGACCGGCATCGTCTGCATCCTGATGGGCTGCGGCATCCCGACGACGGCCAACTACATCATCATGGCGACCATCGCCGCCCCGGCGCTGGGTCTGCTGGGCGTGGCGCCGATCGTGGCGCACTTCTTCGTCTTCTATTACGGCGTGCTGGCCGACATCACGCCGCCGGTGGCGCTGGCTGCCTACGCCGCGGCGGGCATGGCGGGGGCCGACCCCTTCAAGACCGGCAACACCGCCTTCCGGCTGGGGCTGGCGAAGGCGCTGGTGCCCTTCGTCTTCGTCTTCTCGCCGTCGCTGCTGCTGGTGGCGCCGGGCTTCAACTGGCCGGACTTCTTCATCGCCTTCCTCGGCTGCATCGTCGGCATCGTCTGCCTGGGCGCCACCCTGACCGGCTGGCTGCTGACCACCATGCGGGGGTGGGAGCGGGTGATGCTCGGCATCGCCGCCATCCTGCTGGTGACGCCGGAGCTGTACTCGTCGCTGCTGGGTCTGGCGCTGATCGTGCCCGTCCTGCTCCGACAGATGTCCGCCCGCCGCCTGACGCCCGAAGCCGCCTGA
- the fghA gene encoding S-formylglutathione hydrolase translates to MDSQLTQIAANRCFGGWHKRFRHRSAVLDCDMVFAVYLPPQAEAGRVPVFYWLSGLTCTDENFMQKAGAMRMAAELGIAIVAPDTSPRGPDVPGDPDGAWDFGLGAGFYVNATREPWAKHYRMHDYVVRELPELVEAELPVTDRRSISGHSMGGHGALVCALRNPGRYRAVSAFAPIGNPASVPWGEKAFERFFGTDYAAWLDWDSCALLGRATEKLPILVDQGDADSFLEKQLKPENLQRAAEAAGHPLTLRMQPGYDHSYFFIASFIDDHLRHHAAALLED, encoded by the coding sequence ATGGATTCGCAACTGACCCAGATCGCGGCGAACCGCTGCTTCGGCGGCTGGCACAAGCGCTTCCGGCACCGCTCCGCGGTGCTGGACTGCGACATGGTCTTCGCCGTCTATCTGCCGCCGCAGGCCGAGGCGGGTAGGGTGCCGGTGTTCTACTGGCTGTCCGGCCTGACCTGCACGGACGAGAACTTCATGCAGAAGGCCGGCGCCATGCGGATGGCGGCGGAACTCGGCATCGCCATCGTCGCGCCGGACACCAGCCCGCGCGGCCCCGACGTGCCCGGTGACCCGGACGGCGCCTGGGACTTCGGGCTGGGCGCCGGCTTCTACGTCAACGCGACGCGGGAGCCGTGGGCGAAGCACTACCGCATGCACGACTATGTGGTGCGGGAACTGCCGGAGCTGGTCGAGGCGGAATTGCCGGTGACCGACCGGCGCTCCATCTCCGGCCACTCCATGGGCGGGCACGGCGCGCTGGTCTGCGCGCTGCGCAATCCGGGCCGCTACCGCGCCGTGTCGGCCTTCGCGCCGATCGGGAACCCGGCCAGCGTGCCCTGGGGCGAGAAGGCGTTCGAGCGCTTCTTCGGCACCGACTACGCGGCGTGGCTGGACTGGGACAGCTGCGCCCTGCTGGGCCGCGCCACCGAGAAGCTGCCGATCCTGGTGGACCAGGGCGACGCCGACAGCTTCCTGGAGAAGCAGCTGAAGCCGGAGAACCTGCAACGGGCGGCGGAGGCGGCTGGCCACCCGCTGACCCTGCGGATGCAGCCGGGCTACGACCACAGCTATTTCTTCATCGCCAGCTTCATCGACGACCATCTGCGCCACCACGCGGCGGCGCTGCTGGAAGACTGA
- a CDS encoding TAXI family TRAP transporter solute-binding subunit produces MKFMSKTRRLAFAAVAGAVAIGATVAVAQTQAFFRIGTGGTAGTYYPVGGLIANVISGANGGVPALVATAVASNGSVANINAIKGGSSESGFSQSDVAYWAHTGTGLFEGKGKVEDLRVIATLYPETIHLVARKDANIKSVADLKGKRVSLDEPGSGTLVDSRIVLGAFGLTEKDVKAEYLKPGPAGDRLRDGALDAYFFVGGYPTGAISELATSSGISLVPITGPEIDKMLAEYQFFAKDTVPANTYKDVPETPTISVNAQWLTSAKQPDDLVYNIVKTLYNEKSRAALEAGHAKGKLVTLQTATNGLGIPLHPGAEKFYKEQGVLK; encoded by the coding sequence GTGAAGTTCATGTCCAAGACCCGCCGTCTGGCCTTCGCCGCCGTGGCGGGCGCGGTCGCCATCGGCGCCACCGTCGCCGTGGCGCAGACCCAGGCCTTCTTCCGCATCGGCACGGGCGGCACCGCCGGCACCTACTATCCGGTGGGCGGTCTGATCGCCAACGTCATCTCCGGCGCCAACGGCGGCGTGCCCGCTCTGGTGGCGACCGCCGTGGCCTCCAACGGTTCCGTCGCCAACATCAACGCCATCAAGGGTGGTTCGTCCGAGTCGGGCTTCTCGCAGTCGGATGTCGCCTATTGGGCCCACACCGGCACCGGCCTGTTCGAGGGCAAGGGCAAGGTGGAGGACCTGCGCGTCATCGCCACGCTCTACCCGGAGACCATCCATCTGGTCGCCCGCAAGGACGCCAACATCAAGTCGGTCGCCGACCTGAAGGGCAAGCGGGTGTCGCTGGACGAGCCGGGTTCCGGCACGCTGGTCGACTCGCGCATCGTGCTGGGCGCCTTCGGCCTGACCGAGAAGGACGTGAAGGCGGAGTATCTGAAGCCGGGTCCGGCGGGCGACCGCCTGCGCGACGGCGCGCTGGACGCCTACTTCTTCGTCGGCGGGTACCCGACCGGCGCCATCTCCGAACTGGCGACCTCCTCGGGCATCTCGCTGGTTCCGATCACCGGTCCGGAGATCGACAAGATGCTGGCCGAGTACCAGTTCTTCGCCAAGGACACGGTTCCGGCCAACACCTACAAGGACGTTCCGGAGACGCCGACCATCTCCGTCAACGCCCAGTGGCTGACCAGCGCCAAGCAGCCGGACGACCTCGTCTACAACATCGTCAAGACGCTCTACAACGAGAAGAGCCGCGCCGCGCTCGAGGCCGGCCATGCCAAGGGCAAGCTCGTGACGTTGCAGACGGCGACCAACGGCCTGGGCATCCCGCTGCATCCGGGTGCGGAGAAGTTCTACAAGGAACAGGGCGTCCTGAAGTAA
- the dgcN gene encoding N-acetyltransferase DgcN yields the protein MNIPHPYLMFLGDVQDQLGAKTAQGIVDWRRDWCLGQIRLEGCQADLGIPDMTIAEAAGQGARTLVVGVVNAGGVLPEHWTSVIVQAIEAGMDVASGLHTRLESIPAIAEAAARHGRQLFNVRHSDQRFATGKGTRRPGRRLLTVGTDCSVGKKYTALALEKEMRARGLDADFRATGQTGVFISGRGVAIDAVVADFISGAVEWIAPAADPAHWDLIEGQGSLYHPSFAGVSLGLLHGAQPDAFVVCHEPTRSTMRGVQHPLPSIQEVIDLTIRCGRLTNPAIRPVGIAINTKAYGEDEARACLEAAAKAHGLPASDPIRFGVGEIVDRLTEEFATE from the coding sequence ATGAACATTCCCCATCCCTACCTGATGTTCCTCGGCGACGTGCAGGACCAGCTCGGCGCCAAGACGGCGCAGGGCATCGTGGACTGGCGGCGCGACTGGTGCCTCGGCCAGATCCGGCTGGAGGGCTGCCAAGCCGACCTCGGCATCCCCGACATGACCATCGCCGAGGCGGCGGGGCAGGGCGCCCGCACGCTGGTGGTCGGCGTGGTCAACGCCGGCGGCGTCCTGCCGGAGCACTGGACGAGCGTCATCGTCCAGGCCATCGAGGCCGGCATGGACGTGGCGAGCGGCCTGCACACCCGGCTGGAGAGCATCCCGGCCATCGCCGAGGCGGCGGCGCGTCACGGCCGCCAGCTCTTCAACGTGCGCCATTCCGACCAGCGCTTCGCGACCGGCAAGGGCACCAGGCGACCGGGCCGGCGGCTGCTGACCGTCGGTACCGACTGCTCCGTCGGCAAGAAGTACACGGCGCTGGCGCTGGAGAAGGAGATGCGCGCCCGCGGCCTGGACGCGGATTTCCGCGCCACCGGCCAGACCGGAGTCTTCATCTCCGGACGCGGGGTCGCCATCGACGCGGTGGTGGCGGACTTCATCTCCGGCGCGGTGGAGTGGATCGCCCCGGCGGCCGATCCCGCCCACTGGGACCTGATCGAGGGGCAGGGCTCGCTCTACCACCCGTCCTTCGCGGGCGTGTCGCTGGGGCTGCTGCACGGCGCCCAGCCAGACGCCTTCGTCGTCTGCCACGAGCCGACCCGCAGCACCATGCGCGGCGTGCAGCACCCGCTGCCGTCGATCCAGGAGGTCATCGACCTGACGATCCGTTGCGGACGGCTGACCAACCCGGCCATCCGTCCGGTCGGAATCGCCATCAACACCAAGGCCTACGGCGAGGACGAGGCGCGCGCCTGCCTGGAGGCGGCGGCCAAGGCCCATGGTCTTCCGGCCAGTGATCCTATCCGGTTTGGCGTAGGCGAAATTGTTGACCGTCTGACGGAAGAATTTGCCACTGAGTAA
- a CDS encoding S-(hydroxymethyl)glutathione dehydrogenase/class III alcohol dehydrogenase — MVKSRAAVAWEAKRPLEIEEVEVAAPKQGEVLVRIVATGVCHTDAYTLSGMDSEGVFPAILGHEGAGIVEEVGPGVTSVQVGDHVIPLYTPECGKCKFCLSGKTNLCQAIRATQGKGLMPDGTTRFTAKGQPVFHYMGTSTFSEYTVLPEIAVAKINKAAPLEKVCLLGCGVTTGMGAVRNTAKVEPGSTVAIFGLGGIGLSAIIGAVMAKASRIIGIDINPDKFEIAKQLGATDVVNPQDYDRPIQEVLVEMTDGGVDYSFECIGNVKVMRAALECCHKGWGESVIIGVAGAGEEISTRPFQLVTGRVWRGSAFGGVRGRSELPDYVERYLKGEFELDTFITHTMGLEDINKAFDLMHEGKSIRSVILYNP; from the coding sequence ATGGTGAAGTCACGCGCGGCGGTGGCCTGGGAAGCGAAGCGCCCCCTGGAGATCGAAGAGGTCGAGGTCGCGGCGCCCAAGCAGGGCGAGGTTCTGGTGCGCATCGTCGCCACCGGCGTCTGCCACACCGACGCCTACACCCTGTCCGGCATGGATTCGGAAGGCGTGTTTCCGGCGATCCTGGGCCATGAGGGCGCCGGCATCGTCGAGGAGGTCGGGCCGGGCGTCACCTCCGTCCAGGTCGGCGACCATGTGATCCCGCTCTACACGCCGGAATGCGGCAAGTGCAAATTCTGCCTGTCCGGCAAGACCAACCTCTGCCAGGCGATCCGCGCCACCCAGGGCAAGGGGCTGATGCCGGACGGCACCACCCGCTTCACGGCGAAGGGCCAGCCGGTGTTCCACTACATGGGCACCTCCACCTTCTCCGAATACACGGTGCTGCCGGAGATCGCCGTCGCCAAGATCAACAAGGCGGCCCCGCTGGAGAAGGTCTGCCTGCTCGGCTGCGGCGTGACCACCGGCATGGGTGCTGTGCGCAACACCGCGAAGGTCGAGCCGGGCTCGACGGTCGCCATCTTCGGCCTGGGCGGCATCGGCCTGTCGGCGATCATCGGCGCGGTCATGGCCAAGGCGTCGCGCATCATCGGCATCGACATCAACCCCGACAAGTTCGAGATCGCCAAGCAGCTCGGCGCCACCGACGTGGTGAACCCGCAGGACTACGACCGCCCCATTCAGGAGGTGCTGGTCGAGATGACCGACGGCGGCGTCGATTACAGCTTCGAGTGCATCGGCAACGTGAAGGTGATGCGCGCCGCTCTGGAATGCTGCCACAAGGGCTGGGGCGAGTCGGTCATCATCGGCGTCGCCGGGGCGGGGGAGGAGATCAGCACCCGCCCGTTCCAGCTCGTCACCGGGCGCGTCTGGCGCGGCTCCGCCTTCGGCGGCGTCCGCGGCCGGTCGGAGCTGCCGGATTACGTGGAGCGCTACCTGAAGGGCGAGTTCGAGCTGGACACCTTCATCACCCACACCATGGGGTTGGAGGACATCAACAAGGCCTTCGACCTGATGCACGAGGGCAAGAGCATCCGCTCCGTCATCCTCTACAACCCGTGA